A stretch of bacterium DNA encodes these proteins:
- the ccrA gene encoding crotonyl-CoA carboxylase/reductase, translating into MKICPLGESPDLGVVPEQMHASLIRPERYGEPRVAFAQEVVDTPKPGPGQVLVQIMASGINYNNVWAALGTPIDVIGSRQRRTGDTDPFHIGGSEASGVVWAVGDGVREREVGDEVILSSCHWDEGAPDIRLGTDQMTSTSQTVWGYEDNFGSFAQFSVVDEYQCIPKPPSLTWEEASCFMLTGATAYRQLHGWEGHTVRPGDPVLIWGGAGGLGSMAIQIVAAAGGKPVAVVSSEDKFDYCRKLGAVGVINRNDYSHWGRLPDLDDAEAMKPWMTEVRRFGKAFWDALGERKNPRIVFEHSGQATIPTSIYLCDNGGMVVVCGGTSGYNGDVDLRFLWMRQKRLQGSHFANVQQCHAITHLIAAGHVDPCLSWTGEFAEVGEAHQLMRDNIHPHGNMAVLVNAPRKGLKTLADHHG; encoded by the coding sequence ATGAAGATCTGCCCGCTCGGTGAGTCGCCCGACCTCGGTGTCGTTCCGGAACAGATGCACGCTTCACTGATCCGCCCGGAGCGCTACGGCGAGCCGCGCGTCGCGTTCGCGCAGGAAGTCGTCGACACGCCGAAGCCCGGCCCCGGCCAGGTGCTGGTCCAGATCATGGCGTCGGGAATCAACTACAACAACGTCTGGGCCGCCCTCGGCACGCCGATCGACGTGATCGGCTCGCGCCAGCGTCGCACGGGCGACACCGATCCCTTCCACATCGGCGGCTCCGAGGCCTCCGGTGTCGTGTGGGCTGTGGGCGACGGAGTTCGCGAACGCGAGGTCGGCGACGAGGTGATCCTGAGCTCCTGCCACTGGGACGAGGGCGCCCCCGACATCCGCCTCGGCACGGACCAGATGACGAGTACTTCGCAGACCGTCTGGGGCTACGAGGACAACTTCGGCTCGTTCGCGCAGTTCTCCGTCGTGGACGAATACCAGTGCATCCCGAAGCCGCCTTCGCTCACCTGGGAAGAGGCGTCGTGCTTCATGCTCACGGGCGCGACCGCCTATCGCCAGCTGCACGGCTGGGAGGGACACACCGTCCGACCCGGCGATCCGGTCCTGATCTGGGGCGGCGCCGGCGGGCTCGGCTCGATGGCGATCCAGATCGTGGCGGCGGCGGGCGGCAAGCCCGTGGCCGTCGTGTCCAGCGAGGACAAGTTCGACTACTGCCGGAAGCTCGGTGCGGTCGGGGTGATCAACCGGAACGACTACTCCCACTGGGGCCGCCTGCCCGACCTCGACGACGCCGAGGCGATGAAGCCCTGGATGACCGAGGTGCGGCGGTTCGGCAAGGCCTTCTGGGACGCGCTCGGCGAGCGCAAGAACCCGCGAATCGTCTTCGAGCATTCGGGCCAGGCGACGATCCCGACCTCCATCTATCTATGCGACAACGGCGGAATGGTCGTCGTCTGTGGCGGGACCAGCGGCTACAACGGCGACGTCGATCTGCGCTTTCTCTGGATGCGACAGAAACGACTGCAGGGATCACACTTCGCGAACGTGCAGCAGTGCCATGCAATCACCCACCTGATCGCGGCCGGCCACGTGGATCCCTGTCTGAGCTGGACGGGCGAGTTCGCGGAGGTCGGCGAGGCCCACCAGCTGATGCGGGACAACATCCATCCCCACGGCAACATGGCGGTGCTGGTCAACGCGCCCCGCAAGGGGCTCAAGACGCTCGCCGACCACCACGGCTGA
- a CDS encoding dihydrodipicolinate reductase encodes MDRYRVIVWGTGFVGRSVLRNLITHPAYEVVGVLVNDPGKDGQDIGELTGLPAAGLSASRDVDEVLSRAAEAVCYFGPSALHMETNLAHLTKSLRAGKNVVETTVGALQNPERAPAAIRDTIEAACRDGGTTYFSGGIDPGFGNDLLPLTLLGLCGRVDRVHTTEYLDAGSYPDQESLASMGLCSSLEDAALLDSPGLMTSIWGGPLYMIAQALGVEVTDTVERYERWATPEAIDFEMGRVEAGCAAAHRIQLSGVVGGDERIVIDHIHRVVPDVAPEWPRPASDPAHANRVEVTGSPNIVQETVLADEFTGDGNAGGCLATGMRAVNAIPAVVAAKPGIVSTLDLPLIAGPGGMGHAKPLSPLG; translated from the coding sequence ATGGATCGGTATCGAGTGATCGTCTGGGGAACGGGCTTCGTGGGTCGAAGCGTCCTACGGAACCTGATCACCCATCCCGCCTACGAGGTCGTCGGCGTCCTCGTGAATGATCCGGGCAAGGACGGGCAGGACATCGGCGAGCTGACGGGCCTGCCGGCCGCTGGACTGAGCGCCAGCCGGGACGTCGACGAAGTCCTCTCCCGTGCGGCGGAGGCGGTCTGCTATTTCGGGCCGAGCGCCCTCCACATGGAGACGAACCTCGCCCACCTGACGAAGTCGCTTCGCGCCGGCAAGAACGTCGTCGAGACGACCGTCGGTGCGCTGCAGAATCCCGAGCGCGCGCCGGCTGCGATCCGCGACACGATCGAGGCCGCGTGCCGGGACGGCGGGACGACCTACTTCTCGGGCGGCATCGATCCCGGCTTCGGGAACGATCTCCTTCCCCTCACGCTGCTGGGACTCTGCGGGCGCGTGGACCGCGTCCACACGACCGAATACCTGGACGCGGGCTCCTATCCGGATCAGGAGAGCCTGGCGTCGATGGGACTCTGCTCCTCCCTCGAGGATGCGGCGCTCCTCGATTCACCCGGGCTGATGACGTCGATCTGGGGTGGACCGCTCTACATGATCGCCCAGGCCCTGGGTGTCGAGGTGACCGATACGGTCGAGCGCTACGAGCGATGGGCAACGCCCGAAGCCATCGACTTCGAGATGGGGCGCGTCGAGGCGGGCTGCGCCGCAGCTCATCGGATCCAGCTCTCCGGCGTCGTCGGCGGAGACGAACGGATCGTGATCGACCACATCCACCGCGTCGTTCCGGATGTCGCCCCGGAGTGGCCGCGGCCCGCCTCCGACCCGGCCCACGCCAACCGCGTCGAGGTCACCGGCAGCCCGAACATCGTCCAGGAGACCGTGCTCGCCGACGAGTTCACCGGCGACGGCAATGCCGGCGGCTGTCTGGCCACGGGCATGCGCGCGGTCAACGCGATCCCCGCCGTCGTCGCGGCGAAACCGGGGATCGTCTCGACCCTCGACCTCCCCCTGATCGCCGGGCCCGGCGGAATGGGTCACGCGAAGCCGCTCTCTCCGCTGGGCTAG
- a CDS encoding cytochrome P450, with protein MTLRFEPFDPALRADPYGAYRRLRDEAPVHFAPEANVWCVSRYDDVLHVLKEHETFSSHGMRIMLMQGGVEGPPDLSWRVIRFIGLVALKARMHPKHFGTARGLIMEDGAEHAEMRTIVNRGFTPRGIASLEPWVREVAARCVAPLARGERFDVVKDLAVPLPVTIIAELLGIEPEMLATFKGWTDTVIESISTNEGRADRLAKPFVDMFVDMAAYLRKTAKARRANPQGDLISQIVAVQDGRGLSDYDIVTFVMVLLIAGNETTTNLIGNTVNALLDHPEERAKLCADPRRIEGAIEEGVRFDGPVQIVFRQTTRETEIRGVRIPKGAMVAPLLGSANRDERQFADPDRFDVDRRVQGHLGFGFGKHFCLGSSLARLEARCAIEALLPHLDDRTRTPEPREWVDSFLVRGPTRLALEAS; from the coding sequence ATGACCCTCCGCTTCGAGCCCTTCGATCCCGCGCTCCGTGCCGACCCCTACGGTGCGTATCGGCGCCTGCGCGACGAGGCGCCGGTCCACTTCGCGCCCGAGGCGAACGTCTGGTGTGTTTCCCGCTACGACGACGTCCTGCACGTATTGAAGGAGCACGAGACGTTCTCGTCCCACGGCATGCGGATCATGTTGATGCAAGGCGGCGTCGAGGGGCCGCCGGACCTCTCCTGGCGGGTGATCCGTTTCATCGGGTTGGTCGCGCTCAAGGCGCGCATGCATCCGAAGCATTTCGGGACCGCGCGGGGCCTCATCATGGAGGACGGCGCCGAGCACGCGGAGATGCGCACGATCGTGAATCGCGGCTTCACGCCGCGGGGGATCGCGAGTCTCGAGCCGTGGGTCCGGGAGGTCGCGGCCCGGTGTGTCGCGCCGCTCGCCCGCGGCGAGCGCTTCGACGTCGTGAAGGACCTGGCGGTGCCGCTGCCGGTCACGATCATCGCCGAGCTGCTGGGGATCGAGCCCGAGATGCTGGCGACCTTCAAGGGCTGGACCGATACGGTCATCGAGAGCATCTCGACGAACGAAGGGCGGGCCGACCGACTCGCCAAGCCGTTCGTCGACATGTTCGTCGACATGGCCGCCTACCTGCGAAAGACCGCGAAGGCGCGTCGGGCGAATCCCCAGGGCGACCTGATCTCCCAGATCGTCGCCGTCCAGGACGGCCGGGGGCTCAGCGACTACGACATCGTCACCTTCGTGATGGTGCTCCTCATCGCCGGCAACGAGACCACGACCAACCTGATCGGCAACACGGTGAACGCGCTCCTCGACCATCCCGAGGAGCGCGCGAAGCTCTGCGCGGACCCGCGGCGGATCGAAGGCGCCATCGAAGAAGGCGTGCGCTTCGACGGGCCGGTCCAGATCGTCTTCCGGCAGACGACGCGCGAGACCGAGATCCGGGGCGTGCGGATTCCGAAGGGCGCGATGGTCGCGCCGCTCCTCGGCTCCGCGAATCGGGACGAGCGTCAGTTCGCCGATCCCGACCGCTTCGACGTCGACCGGCGCGTCCAGGGCCACCTCGGCTTCGGCTTCGGCAAGCATTTCTGTCTCGGCAGCTCGTTGGCGCGGCTCGAAGCCCGTTGCGCGATCGAGGCCCTGCTTCCTCATCTGGATGACCGTACGCGCACGCCCGAGCCGCGCGAGTGGGTCGATTCCTTCCTCGTGCGCGGTCCGACCCGGTTGGCGCTCGAGGCGAGCTGA
- a CDS encoding pyridoxamine 5'-phosphate oxidase family protein, with protein sequence MSTLEETALAFQAMAHRIVWASVATIDAKNRPRSRVLHPFWEWDGERLVGWVATAATPIKRGHLEHSPYVSINYWAPDQDTCVAECAAEWHFDLETRRWAWDKYLELPEPLGYDPKIIPGWTGPEVESFSVLRFDPWRLRVFPGTALLGQGGEVFVWQA encoded by the coding sequence ATGAGCACCCTCGAAGAGACGGCCCTGGCCTTCCAGGCCATGGCGCATCGGATCGTCTGGGCCAGCGTGGCGACGATCGACGCGAAAAACCGCCCGCGCAGCCGCGTTCTCCACCCCTTCTGGGAGTGGGACGGCGAGCGACTCGTCGGCTGGGTGGCGACGGCGGCCACGCCGATCAAGCGCGGGCATCTCGAACACAGCCCCTACGTCAGCATCAACTACTGGGCGCCCGATCAGGATACCTGCGTCGCCGAGTGTGCCGCCGAATGGCACTTCGATCTCGAGACGCGCCGCTGGGCCTGGGACAAGTATCTCGAGCTCCCCGAGCCCCTCGGCTACGACCCCAAGATCATTCCCGGCTGGACGGGACCGGAAGTCGAGAGCTTCTCGGTCCTGCGCTTCGATCCGTGGCGACTGCGCGTCTTTCCGGGGACCGCGCTCCTCGGACAAGGTGGAGAGGTGTTCGTCTGGCAGGCCTAG